A section of the Rossellomorea marisflavi genome encodes:
- a CDS encoding YtzC family protein yields the protein MATRQSIDECIQKCEDAIREGQKQYQAGLGQEHYSDSDYTQAMLKIEESVNDLAQLSQSANAQQREQLHRMRLQVQHLQNEMILLEHDPSTVGGTLH from the coding sequence ATGGCAACGAGGCAATCAATCGACGAGTGTATCCAGAAGTGTGAAGACGCCATCCGCGAAGGTCAGAAGCAGTACCAGGCCGGTCTCGGACAGGAACATTACAGTGACAGTGATTATACGCAGGCCATGCTAAAGATCGAGGAATCGGTCAATGACCTTGCACAGCTGTCACAAAGCGCCAATGCCCAGCAGCGTGAACAGCTTCACAGGATGCGGCTTCAGGTGCAGCATCTTCAGAATGAAATGATCCTCCTTGAGCATGATCCTTCGACGGTAGGGGGGACCCTTCATTGA
- a CDS encoding glycogen biosynthesis protein GlgD: MKKRSDQHNPEQSGRNKPIDTEFGKEYNPVETVKKQNEHRSQPVRSNHHNDR; this comes from the coding sequence TTGAAGAAGCGATCCGATCAACACAACCCGGAACAGAGTGGACGGAATAAACCGATCGATACCGAGTTCGGGAAAGAGTACAATCCTGTTGAAACCGTGAAAAAGCAGAATGAGCACAGGAGTCAACCTGTTCGGAGCAACCATCATAATGACAGATAG